The genomic window AATTTAAAGCCAACAAAACCTACAAGATAAAGTTtcggttttgatttttttcggtttcaAAAGACAGCGAGTCCCGTTAAACTCTAGTTTCTAATGATGTAATCTTTACCATCATATTTTAGTGACCGAGAAAGAAATTGAACATGGTATTCTTGGTTCTTCAAGCCCTGACGACCAAACTCTTTGCTACATACGCCACATCTCGGATATCCAAGTAAATCTTACCGACCAGAATTCCCGAAAGTATACCGACGTTTCCGAAGGGGAACATGACCTCGAAGCACAAGACCTCTTGATCAAATTGAAACGTGACCGTTTGCTTCAGAGGCTTGGGGAGAACAACATCACCCGCTTTGAAATTCCTTGGAGCAACGGGGGAATAAATGTTTCAGACAGAATGCACGAACAATACCTAAACAATTTCTGTCACAAGTTTGAATCAGATGTTCAGAGATTGATCAATAAGAGCTTACAAAATGCGGTAAGAGAAAAAGCGATGGAGTCCAGCTTGTACAAAGAGGTTCTGCATCATGCTTGGTTTTGCCAAGACAAGTGCGAAGCATTTAGAGGTCGGGAGGATGTTCTTCAGAAGATACGAACGTCATTGAAAGACTTTGAAAAGATCGAGCCTTTGGTAATTTATGGTTCGTCAGGCTCTGGTAAAACGTCCATTATGGCTGTTGTCGCTAAGTCGGCGAGGCAGTGGCTCGGTGATGGCACCGTATGTGTTTTCCGTTTTCTCGGTACTTCCCCTGACAGTTCATCGATTCGATTCACAATAACAAGTATATGCCTCCAAATATGTGAAGTATACAGTTTAGAGGCACCAAAGGGCGATATTTTAGAAGATTTTTCTCAATTAGTACGATTTTTTCACGGTCTTGTCACTCGTTTGCCTGTCAGTGCTGCTAAGCCATTGGTTCTTATCTTGGATTCGATAGACCAGTTGTCTGCAACAAACAATGCTCATTTAATGAACTGGCTCCCCAAAAAGTGCCCACAGTTTATCAAGATTGTAATTTCGGTACTACCAAATTATCACCAAATTCTATCAAATCTGCACCGAAGTCTTCCCATAGAGAGATGTTACATTGAAGTCCCATTCCTCACCATCGAAATGGGCAAGGAGATTTTAGAAGCCTGGCTCCAAGGAATTGGGAGAACCTTGACACAGGAACAATTCGAGTTGGTCTTATCAAGTTTCGCCAAATGCCCTCAACCTTTGTTTCTTAAGCTGATATTCACAGAGGCATCAAGATGGGATTCTTATACAGATGTCACTGGGCTGGATCTTGGAGGTGATGTTCGCCAAGCCATTCAACTTCTGTTCCAACGCCTGGAACGAAAACACGGCAAGACACTCACTTCGCGCGCCCTTAGTTACATTACAGCTGGTAGAAATGGTATCACTGCAAACGAGCTAGAAGATGTGTTGTCACTGGACGATGACGTCATAGACGACGTTTATCAGTATTGGGATCCTCCTGTTGAAGGTGTTGTCCGCTTGCCGAACCTATTGTGGGCACGTATACGTCATGACATCGAAGAATTCTTGACAGAGCGACAGGCAGATGGAAAAAACTGTTATCGCCTGGTACCATCGACAGTTCTGGGAGGCTGCACAGAGCCATTACTTGTCAAAACCCGACGAGAAGCAGGCCAGACATTTATTACTCGCAGAGTATTTTGAAGGTATGATTTCGGTGAAACTTAATTATCCAAGGTCACGTAAATCAGtcaaatgtaagaaaaaaagccTAGATTCTAATTAAATGTAATTGTACTAGCCAGTGCTTGGGATCAAAACAAAGAAGGTGACAAACAATTGAGATGAACTTTACTTCGTCCTCCTGAATGAGCACGGACTTCTGTCAAGGAATGAGGAATAAGTTATCTTCATCTAAACAAACGATTGCACAGCATGAAGACTTAAACCATGCATTCGCTTCaactatttccctttctttttcagGAAGATGGGGCGGAGGCCGTAAGAAGCGCATCACCCTGACGcacagaaagaaaacactgcCTGACGCAGACAGACAAGTCTCCAGTCAGCCTCTCATGTTTAGTAAGAGTGTGTTTAACTTGAGGAAGCTGAGCGAAATGCCAATTCATCTCATTTACTCTGGTCTCAGTGACAGATTGGCCAGTGAAGTGTTGTTCAATTTTGAGTGGATCTACGGAAAAGTGCGTGGTCAGTCTCTGAGTGAGGTCTTAGAGGATTACGTCGTTGCTTTGGAAGTGAGGCCTGACCTGGATGTAAGGTGGGAATAATTGCTTGAAATTTATTATGCTCACAAGTACTAATAATGGAAAGTTATTAAGAGGAGATGAATCTTTCATGTCTGCATCCACTGTAGTCCACTGTAGACTGACATTTTAATAACCTGAGCAGAAGGAGTTATCCAAGTCACGTAAGGAGTTGTTAGTCATTGGAATGTTAAAAGTCGGGTTCCTTGAGGATGGTCCGTCAGTTTTGTCATGGTTCTGTATGTACAGGCTGTTTGATATGTTGAAGTAAAATGCGTTTATCAAAATTACACCAATTAAGTGATTGGATTCGGCTAAAAAATCTGATGAAAAGTTACTTAATAACAAAAACGGGGAGAAACATTCCTGAGGGGGAGAGGAGGAATGAGTTGTGCGGCGTATGAATCACTTGCTTACTTCAACACTTCTTAAACGAAGATTTGAACCCGATTGAAGTTTTAACAGTTAGATGAAAACCATCCTAACTTAGTTTTTATTATCATGTTAAGGTTTGTTCATGACACGCTCATCTTGGCATGGAGCAACATCAAGCAGGATGTGGATTGCCTGGCGACTCAGCTTCTAGGAAGACTCCTCACCTTCAGAGAACAATTTCCTCGCATCGCCGATCTTATTACGCAATGTTACTGCTGGTGTGATGTACAGCGGTCTCCTCTCTTTATTCCCCAATGCGCCTGCCTAATCTCAGCCGGTGGACCGCTAAAAACCAATTTGCGCGGGCACGAGCAAAGAGTAAACGAAATCACCGTTACAAGGGACGATAAATTTATTGTCACTTCAGGCGAGGATTCGCTCATCAATGTGTGGAACAGCAGTAATCTGGATTGCCTTCACACACTAAAAATGGCAGACAAAGGGCCAAGTTGCCTTGTTTTATCCTTAGATGATAAGTACGTCATTGGCTCTGCCATCGCGAGCATAGGAGTATGGGACATCGATTCGGGGGAAGCTGTACAGCGGTTTCACAATGAAGGGGTAGTCACgtgtttagcgactggtttCGACGGGGCTTATGTTGTTACGGGCGGAGATGATGGGATTGTTCGAGTGTGGAAGACATTCTCTGGAACGAAGGAGAAAACCCTAAGCGGCCATGAAGGTAAGTAGAACAAAGTAGAAATTAGATACCAACAAAATTTGCATCTACCTATAATTAATTAGGAAATATATTCTTAACTTGAGTTCGTGACATTTATAACAGGTTTGCCTCGTCGCTGTTATTCCTGTGCCCAGTGATTAATAAGCCATGCATTAATGTTGATGAGTTTCTCGGTATAAAATGTgtcgttttatttttcaatatttatttccCTACGGTTCATGGAAGATCAGACGTGAACTGGCCTCGAATAAGGAACACGATTCGagttgtttgctttgtttttgttttttttttctatttaggACCAATCAACGCTATCGCTATATCACCGAATGATGAAATCATCACTGGCTCCAATGATAGCACGCTAAGGGTGTGGTCGCTCAGCTCTGGAGAATGCCAGGCTGTGTATGACGGTCATATGAGCTCTGTTCTCTGCCTGGTGTTAACATGTGATGGAGAAAGCGTCATATCTGGCTCGGAAGACAAAACTGTCAAAGCCTGGCATCTAAAGACGAAGAGTTGTGCTACCTTTAAAGGCCATTCAGGTAAGTTGAAGAAAAACTCATAGTAGTTAGTGGCATGAAGGGTTGTACAAATGAAACTCCAGTTCAGTAACAAGGGCCTATTCCAGAACCCGGTTGTTAGCCTTGTGTCCAACTTTGAGCCTAGAGGATCGATAGATCAAGTTTTCTCATCGTCTCTCCTCTTTGACTTGTACGACTTGGGCAGCCCAATTGGAAATGATCATCTCGTAGGCAAAACTCCTGTGGCCAATGAGGCAAAAAGTAGGCCAAAGACAGAAACAATGTTGTCCTTAGGGTAGTTGGACAACTTTCATCGTGTCGTCAATGAAGATGGTAGAGAGAAACCTAGGCTCTCGGTCATCTACATCAAAACCCGTTGTGAACATTTGATTTTCTGCACTCTTGCCTTAATGTCACTCGAGCAGTATGCATAAATTAAAGAGTAGCGGCCTCCCAAAGTGAACTTATTGTACTACGCCTAAAGCTTTACTATCCAATCGCAGGCTTGGTGAAATGTCTTGCTTGTATGAAGGATGGCCGGCGAATTGTATCTGGATCAAAGGATGAGTCACTGAAGATCTGGGACCTAGTCACTTTGCAATGTTGTGTCACTCTGAAAGGTCACTCAAACGCTATCTGGCGTGTGGCAGTTGCCTCGGATGACAGTTTTATTGTATCTGCTTCTAAGGATGACACGTTAAAAGTGAGTGGGACTGTTTCACCATCCATTGAGAGATTGGAGGTTTTCCACCTCACAAGCTGCATCATGGAGAGAGTTTAAGCTGCTCCTCCTTTGGACTTTGAATAAGAGTTGTGATAAGTGTTGTGTTGTCCAGTGtctagattttttctttcttttcataaaaCAAGAGGCATTTGCAGGATTCCTATGTATCAGTTGCCACTGCTGTCTATGTTACTCTTGGAAGCAGAGTCGCTGCAAACAGACTTAAATATAACTTAATAAAGCTAAATTAAAAGCCGTGAACGATATCTAATTTTGTTTAGGCTTATCTCGCGCTGCTCTTGGGTATTCGCTGGTTTTCCTTATTCAGCTCTTAGAATTGTCCCCTGTCAACTCAGCAAGCCAACGGTCTCGTACATTAAGAACTCACATGTACAATGCATAAACAGATCATGTCTTAGTAAAGTGTGATacgtttttctttgtctctctCAAGGTCTGGAATCCAGCCACAGGTGAATGCCAACAGACACTGATTGGGCACTCATCTTGGATATCCTGCGTTTCCATAACAACGGAttgcaaaacaataatttccGGATCAAATGACAAAAACGTCAAACTTTGGTATGCCGCAGGAAATGAGCATGCGTGTGACATTTCCACAGCTGGTGATCGCATCCTTCATCGTGCTAATCTGCCTGAATGTGTTGCCATTACAACAGACGGGCATTGGGGGCTCTCTGGCTCAAAGAATGACTCTTTAAAGCTTTGGGATATCTCTAGCGCCAGGTGTATCAAGAGTGTCTCTGGTTCAATTGCATGCATCTTCGCATTGCACAACTCCACCCGAGTGGTAACTGGCATGCACAATGGAAAGATCACCATTTGGAACTGCAGCACTCTGCAGGTCGAGAAAACGTTTAAAGTTCACCAGGGCAGTGTGGTATCGATAAAAGTATCCAAAGATGATAGCTTTGTTGTGTCAGCATCGAGTGACAACACTGTAGGTCTCACCCAAATTAGTGAAGGCCATGCAGGGCAACTTGCTGGCCATTCAGACGCTGTGCTATGTGTATCTCTTTTGAGTGGAGAAGATTATGCCATCTCAGGATCCAAAGATAAAACTGTCCGTTTGTggaacttgaaaacaatgaatTGCGAGAGGTCCTTTGAGGGACATACTGGACCTGTCGGCTGCCTGGCATCAACGACTGACAACAGGAACATCGTATCAGGCTCCGAGGACTTCAAACTCAAGGTTTGGAGAATTCAAAACGGAGACTGCTTGCATACTTTAGAAGGTCATAACGCCTCTATCAAATGTATAGCAATCACCGAAGACAATCTATTTGCAGTTGCTGGCTCCCACGAAGGAAAAGAGCAGCTTTTATTATGGAACTTAAAGACGGGGGACCGCGCGAGAAGCTTCATCGGACACATCCATGCTGTGATGCACCTCAAGATTCTTCCACGAGACATGATGGTATCAAGCTCTCGAGATGGTACCATAAAACTTTGGAACATTGTCAGTGGAAAAATGATCAACTCTTTCGATTTTCAGTCGCAAGTGAAATACTTTGTCCTTCATCCAGTTGATGGTGGTTACTCAGTGATGCTGGCCACGCAGTCTGGTACGGTCTCTATTTTGAAGCTCCAGCTCAGTAAAGAGGTTATCGAAGAAAGTTCAGCAATGCTGACACACAATGTTTGCGATACACTCGACGAGGAAAGCTCTGCTACAAAAGCAACACCTTACGAGGAAGCTCGTTGTTCCTTCTGCGGAAACACCAATTGCTGCCGACATTGCGCCCTCAtgtgatttaacaaaacaagCCAGAATGTAGCTCTGGAATACAAAGTTTCGTAGTGACACTGAAAG from Pocillopora verrucosa isolate sample1 chromosome 8, ASM3666991v2, whole genome shotgun sequence includes these protein-coding regions:
- the LOC131792472 gene encoding LOW QUALITY PROTEIN: NACHT domain- and WD repeat-containing protein 1 (The sequence of the model RefSeq protein was modified relative to this genomic sequence to represent the inferred CDS: deleted 1 base in 1 codon); its protein translation is MADNIRRILAGDVTNLPRKESNIVRIFTSSTFTDTTEERNRLIRDVYPSLRTFCQQRGLEFQVVDMRWGVRDEATADHKTNELCMQEIKKCQRLTPGPNFVCLLGDKYGYRPFPHKIKATEFEVLLEVARETYDQPEHIDLLLEWFWKDTNAIPAEYVLQPITYHFPHYTDLSEANEELNRQERDQWWKIFQSFQRIFKWTARIATERRKITLQQAHKYFSSVTEKEIEHGILGSSSPDDQTLCYIRHISDIQVNLTDQNSRKYTDVSEGEHDLEAQDLLIKLKRDRLLQRLGENNITRFEIPWSNGGINVSDRMHEQYLNNFCHKFESDVQRLINKSLQNAVREKAMESSLYKEVLHHAWFCQDKCEAFRGREDVLQKIRTSLKDFEKIEPLVIYGSSGSGKTSIMAVVAKSARQWLGDGTVCVFRFLGTSPDSSSIRFTITSICLQICEVYSLEAPKGDILEDFSQLVRFFHGLVTRLPVSAAKPLVLILDSIDQLSATNNAHLMNWLPKKCPQFIKIVISVLPNYHQILSNLHRSLPIERCYIEVPFLTIEMGKEILEAWLQGIGRTLTQEQFELVLSSFAKCPQPLFLKLIFTEASRWDSYTDVTGLDLGGDVRQAIQLLFQRLERKHGKTLTSRALSYITAGRNGITANELEDVLSLDDDVIDDVYQYWDPPVEGVVRLPNLLWARIRHDIEEFLTERQADGKTVIAWYHRQFWEAAQSHYLSKPDEKQARHLLLAEYFEGRWGGGRKKRITLTHRKKTLPDADRQVSSQPLMFSKSVFNLRKLSEMPIHLIYSGLSDRLASEVLFNFEWIYGKVRGQSLSEVLEDYVVALEVRPDLDVRFVHDTLILAWSNIKQDVDCLATQLLGRLLTFREQFPRIADLITQCYCWCDVQRSPLFIPQCACLISAGGPLKTNLRGHEQRVNEITVTRDDKFIVTSGEDSLINVWNSSNLDCLHTLKMADKGPSCLVLSLDDKYVIGSAIASIGVWDIDSGEAVQRFHNEGVVTCLATGFDGAYVVTGGDDGIVRVWKTFSGTKEKTLSGHEGPINAIAISPNDEIITGSNDSTLRVWSLSSGECQAVYDGHMSSVLCLVLTCDGESVISGSEDKTVKAWHLKTKSCATFKGHSGLVKCLACMKDGRRIVSGSKDESLKIWDLVTLQCCVTLKGHSNAIWRVAVASDDSFIVSASKDDTLKVWNPATGECQQTLIGHSSWISCVSITTDCKTIISGSNDKNVKLWYAAGNEHACDISTAGDRILHRANLPECVAITTDGHWGLSGSKNDSLKLWDISSARCIKSVSGSIACIFALHNSTRVVTGMHNGKITIWNCSTLQVEKTFKVHQGSVVSIKVSKDDSFVVSASSDNTVGLTQISEGHAGQLAGHSDAVLCVSLLSGEDYAISGSKDKTVRLWNLKTMNCERSFEGHTGPVGCLASTTDNRNIVSGSEDFKLKVWRIQNGDCLHTLEGHNASIKCIAITEDNLFAVAGSHEGKEQLLLWNLKTGDRARSFIGHIHAVMHLKILPRDMMVSSSRDGTIKLWNIVSGKMINSFDFQSQVKYFVLHPVDGGYSVMLATQSGTVSILKLQLSKEVIEESSAMLTHNVCDTLDEESSATKATPYEEARCSFCGNTNCCRHCALM